Proteins encoded in a region of the Vicia villosa cultivar HV-30 ecotype Madison, WI linkage group LG5, Vvil1.0, whole genome shotgun sequence genome:
- the LOC131607362 gene encoding rRNA-processing protein fcf2-like has product MPEKKPVIGLSWQPQLPFPSLSKATSDSSHAQFQAKAPSSTIWKPNSELVNGLLVPPNDPRKLNKLLRQQVKDTAGKQWFDMPAQTMTPELQRDLKLLKMRDAIDPKRHYKKGGSKSKTLPKYFQVGTIVGSPLDYFSGRLTKKERKETLADEFLADQNLSAFRKRKVREIEEQRQPAGNEKWKIRGQSTQKRAKERRKF; this is encoded by the exons ATGCCGGAGAAAAAGCCAGTGATTGGCCTCTCATGGCAACCGCAGTTGCCTTTTCCATCCCTGTCAAAGGCTACAAGTGATTCTTCTCATGCCCAATTTCAAGCCAAGGCGCCAAGTAGCACTATCTGGAAGCCGAATTCAGAATTGGTTAATGGGCTATTGGTTCCTCCCAATGATCCCAGAAAATTAAATAAGTTATTGAGACAGCAGGTTAAGGATACTGCTGGAAAACAATG GTTTGACATGCCTGCTCAAACCATGACCCCTGAGCTGCAGAGAGATCTGAAGTTACTAAAG ATGAGGGATGCCATTGATCCTAAACGACACTACAAGAAGGGTGGTTCAAAATCAAAGACTCTTCCGAAGTACTTTCAG GTCGGAACAATTGTAGGTTCCCCGCTGGACTACTTCTCAGGCAGATTAACAAAGAAAGAGAGGAAAGAAACGCTTGCAGATGAGTTTCTTGCTGATCAAAACCTTTCAGCTTTCAG GAAGCGTAAGGTTCGAGAAATCGAAGAGCAGAGGCAGCCAGCTGGGAATGAAAAGTGGAAGATCAGGGGCCAAAGTACTCAGAAACGTGCAAAGGAAAGGAGGAAATTCTGA